The following are from one region of the Klebsiella aerogenes genome:
- the rbfA gene encoding 30S ribosome-binding factor RbfA, with translation MAKEFGRPQRVAQEMQKEIAIILQREIKDPRLGMMTTVSGVEMSRDLAYAKVFVTFLNDKDEEAVKAGIKALQEASGFIRSLLGKAMRLRIVPELTFFYDNSLVEGMRMSNLVTSVVKHDDERRVNPDDSKED, from the coding sequence ATGGCGAAAGAATTTGGTCGCCCGCAGCGCGTGGCGCAGGAGATGCAAAAAGAAATTGCCATCATCCTGCAGCGTGAAATCAAAGACCCGCGTCTGGGTATGATGACCACCGTTTCCGGTGTCGAAATGTCCCGTGACCTGGCCTATGCCAAGGTGTTTGTCACCTTCCTGAACGACAAAGATGAAGAGGCCGTGAAGGCGGGCATCAAAGCGTTGCAGGAAGCCTCTGGTTTTATCCGCTCTCTGCTGGGTAAAGCGATGCGCCTGCGTATCGTGCCGGAACTGACCTTCTTCTACGATAACTCGCTGGTCGAAGGGATGCGTATGTCCAACCTGGTTACCAGCGTGGTGAAACACGACGATGAGCGTCGTGTGAACCCGGACGACAGCAAGGAGGACTGA
- the truB gene encoding tRNA pseudouridine(55) synthase TruB, whose protein sequence is MSRPRRRGRDVHGVLLLDKPQGASSNDVLQKVKRIYNANRAGHTGALDPLATGMLPICLGEATKFSQYLLDSDKRYRVIAKLGQRTDTSDADGQVVEERPLAFSDAQLAAALDSFRGDTQQVPSMYSALKYQGKKLYEYARQGIDVPREARPITVYELLFIRHEGDELELEIHCSKGTYIRTIIDDLGEKLGCGAHVIFLRRLAVSKYPVERMVTLEQLQALVDQAAAQDIPAAQLLDPLLMPMDSPASDYPLVNIPETSAVYFKNGNPVRQSGAPLNGLVRVMETESGKFLGMGEIDDEGRVAPRRLVVEYPA, encoded by the coding sequence ATGAGTCGTCCTCGTCGTCGCGGCCGCGACGTGCATGGCGTATTGCTGCTGGATAAGCCTCAGGGCGCGTCCAGCAACGATGTGCTGCAAAAAGTAAAACGTATTTATAACGCTAACCGTGCCGGTCATACCGGCGCGCTGGATCCGCTGGCTACCGGCATGCTGCCGATCTGCCTCGGCGAAGCGACCAAGTTTTCCCAGTATCTGCTGGACTCCGATAAGCGCTATCGCGTAATCGCTAAACTTGGCCAGCGCACGGATACCTCCGATGCCGACGGTCAGGTGGTGGAAGAGCGCCCGCTGGCGTTTAGCGATGCACAGCTGGCGGCAGCGCTGGATAGCTTCCGCGGCGATACACAGCAGGTGCCGTCGATGTACTCGGCGCTGAAGTATCAGGGCAAAAAGCTGTATGAATATGCTCGTCAGGGCATTGACGTTCCGCGTGAAGCCCGGCCGATTACCGTCTATGAGCTGCTGTTTATTCGCCATGAAGGCGATGAACTGGAGTTGGAGATCCACTGCTCTAAAGGCACCTATATTCGTACCATTATCGACGATTTAGGCGAAAAGCTCGGCTGCGGCGCGCACGTGATTTTCCTGCGTCGCCTGGCGGTAAGCAAATACCCGGTTGAGCGAATGGTTACCCTTGAGCAGCTGCAGGCGCTGGTCGATCAGGCGGCGGCGCAGGATATTCCAGCCGCCCAACTGCTTGACCCGCTGTTGATGCCGATGGATAGCCCGGCTTCGGATTATCCGCTGGTTAATATTCCGGAAACCTCCGCGGTTTACTTTAAGAACGGTAACCCCGTTCGTCAGTCAGGCGCGCCGCTTAACGGGCTGGTGCGAGTGATGGAAACCGAGTCCGGGAAGTTTCTCGGGATGGGCGAGATTGACGATGAAGGCCGCGTCGCGCCTCGTCGTCTGGTGGTTGAATACCCGGCGTAA
- the rpsO gene encoding 30S ribosomal protein S15, with protein MSLSVEAKAKIVSEFGRGENDSGSTEVQVALLTAQINHLQGHFAEHKKDHHSRRGLLRMVSQRRKLLDYLKRKDVARYSSLIERLGLRR; from the coding sequence ATGTCTCTAAGCGTTGAAGCTAAAGCTAAAATCGTTTCTGAGTTCGGTCGTGGCGAAAACGACAGCGGTTCTACCGAAGTTCAGGTTGCACTGCTGACTGCACAGATCAACCACCTGCAGGGCCACTTTGCAGAGCACAAAAAAGATCACCACAGCCGTCGTGGTCTGCTGCGCATGGTTTCTCAGCGTCGTAAACTGCTCGACTACCTGAAACGTAAAGATGTTGCACGTTACTCTTCGCTGATCGAGCGTCTGGGTCTGCGTCGCTAA
- the pnp gene encoding polyribonucleotide nucleotidyltransferase, with product MLNPIVRKFQYGQHTVTLETGMMARQATAAVMVSMDDTAVFVTVVGQKKAKPGQDFFPLTVNYQERTYAAGKIPGGFFRREGRPSEGETLIARLIDRPVRPLFPEGFVNEVQVIATVVSVNPQVNPDIVAMIGASAALSLSGIPFNGPIGAARVGYINDQYVLNPTQEELKSSKLDLVVAGTEAAVLMVESEAELLSEDQMLGAVVFGHEQQQVVIQNINDLVKEAGKPRWDWQPEVVDAALNARVAALAESRLSDAYRITDKQERYAQVDVIKSETIATLVAEDETLDANELGEILHAIEKNVVRSRVLAGEPRIDGREKDMIRGLDVRTGVLPRTHGSSLFTRGETQALVTATLGTARDAQNIDELMGERTDSFLFHYNFPPYSVGETGMVGSPKRREIGHGRLAKRGVLAVMPTIDEFPYTVRVVSEITESNGSSSMASVCGASLALMDAGVPVKAAVAGIAMGLVKEGDNFVVLSDILGDEDHLGDMDFKVAGSRDGISALQMDIKIEGITKEIMQVALNQAKGARLHILGVMEQAINAPRGDISEFAPRIHTIKINPDKIKDVIGKGGSVIRALTEETGTTIEIEDDGTVKIAATDGDKAQHAIRRIEEITAEIEVGRIYNGKVTRIVDFGAFVAIGGGKEGLVHISQIADKRVEKVTDYLQMGQEVPVKVLEVDRQGRVRLSIKEAAEQTQPAAAPEAPAAEQGE from the coding sequence TTGCTTAATCCGATCGTTCGTAAATTCCAGTACGGCCAACACACCGTAACCCTGGAAACCGGCATGATGGCGCGCCAGGCAACGGCCGCTGTGATGGTTAGCATGGATGACACCGCGGTATTCGTTACCGTCGTAGGTCAGAAAAAAGCGAAACCAGGCCAGGACTTCTTCCCGCTGACCGTTAACTACCAGGAGCGTACCTACGCTGCTGGTAAAATCCCGGGTGGCTTCTTCCGTCGTGAAGGCCGTCCAAGCGAAGGCGAAACCCTGATCGCGCGTCTGATTGACCGCCCGGTTCGTCCGCTGTTCCCGGAAGGCTTCGTTAACGAAGTACAGGTTATCGCTACCGTCGTTTCCGTTAACCCGCAGGTTAACCCGGATATCGTTGCGATGATCGGCGCTTCCGCTGCGCTGTCCCTGTCCGGTATTCCGTTCAACGGCCCAATCGGCGCCGCTCGTGTTGGCTATATCAACGACCAGTACGTACTGAACCCGACTCAGGAAGAACTGAAGTCCAGCAAACTGGATCTGGTTGTTGCCGGTACTGAAGCCGCTGTGCTGATGGTTGAATCTGAAGCCGAACTGCTGAGCGAAGACCAGATGCTGGGCGCGGTGGTCTTTGGCCACGAACAGCAGCAGGTTGTTATCCAGAATATCAATGACCTGGTGAAAGAAGCCGGTAAACCGCGTTGGGACTGGCAGCCGGAAGTGGTTGACGCCGCTCTGAATGCGCGTGTTGCGGCGCTGGCTGAATCTCGCTTGAGCGATGCCTACCGTATCACCGACAAACAAGAGCGTTATGCTCAGGTTGACGTGATCAAATCTGAAACCATCGCCACGCTGGTTGCAGAAGATGAAACCCTGGACGCTAACGAACTGGGTGAAATCCTGCACGCTATCGAGAAAAACGTCGTTCGTAGCCGTGTACTGGCAGGCGAGCCGCGCATCGATGGTCGCGAAAAAGACATGATCCGCGGTCTGGATGTTCGTACCGGCGTTCTGCCGCGTACTCACGGTTCCTCACTGTTTACCCGTGGCGAAACTCAGGCGCTGGTTACCGCGACGCTGGGTACCGCACGTGATGCGCAGAACATCGATGAACTGATGGGCGAGCGTACGGATTCCTTCCTGTTCCACTACAACTTCCCTCCGTACTCCGTAGGTGAAACCGGAATGGTAGGTTCTCCGAAGCGTCGCGAAATCGGTCACGGTCGTCTGGCTAAGCGCGGCGTACTGGCCGTAATGCCGACTATCGACGAATTCCCGTACACCGTTCGCGTGGTTTCTGAAATCACCGAATCTAACGGTTCTTCTTCCATGGCTTCCGTTTGTGGCGCATCTCTGGCGCTGATGGATGCTGGCGTACCGGTGAAAGCCGCTGTTGCGGGTATCGCAATGGGCCTGGTGAAAGAAGGCGACAACTTCGTCGTTCTGTCCGACATCCTGGGTGACGAAGACCACCTCGGCGATATGGACTTCAAAGTGGCGGGTTCCCGCGACGGTATCTCTGCGCTGCAGATGGATATCAAAATTGAAGGTATCACCAAAGAAATCATGCAGGTTGCTCTGAACCAGGCTAAAGGTGCGCGTCTGCACATCCTGGGCGTGATGGAACAAGCGATCAACGCGCCGCGTGGCGACATCTCTGAATTCGCACCGCGTATCCACACCATCAAGATCAATCCGGACAAGATCAAAGACGTTATCGGTAAAGGCGGTTCTGTTATCCGTGCCCTGACCGAAGAAACCGGCACCACCATCGAAATCGAAGATGACGGTACCGTGAAGATCGCAGCGACCGACGGTGACAAAGCGCAGCACGCTATCCGTCGTATCGAAGAGATCACCGCTGAGATCGAAGTTGGCCGTATCTACAATGGTAAAGTGACCCGTATCGTTGACTTTGGCGCGTTCGTTGCCATCGGCGGCGGTAAAGAAGGTCTGGTTCACATCTCTCAGATCGCTGACAAACGCGTTGAGAAAGTGACCGATTACCTGCAAATGGGTCAGGAAGTACCGGTTAAGGTTCTGGAAGTTGACCGCCAGGGCCGCGTCCGTCTGAGCATTAAAGAAGCAGCTGAGCAGACTCAGCCTGCGGCTGCACCGGAAGCTCCGGCTGCAGAGCAGGGCGAGTAA
- the nlpI gene encoding lipoprotein NlpI yields the protein MKPFLRWCFVATALTLAGCSTSAWRKDAVLAVPLQPTLQQEVILARMEQILASRALTDDERAQLLYERGVLYDSLGLRALARNDFSQALAIRPDMPEVFNYLGIYLTQAGNFDAAYEAFDSVLELDPTYNYAHLNRGIALYYGGRAKLAQDDLLAFYQDDPNDPFRSLWLYLAERKLDEKQALEALKQRFDKSDKEQWGWNIVEFYLGDISEKELMTRLKADATDNTSLAEHLSETNFYLGKYYLSLGDKDSATALFKLAVANNVHNYVEHRYALLELSLLGQEQDDLAESDQQ from the coding sequence ATGAAGCCTTTTCTGCGCTGGTGTTTCGTGGCGACAGCTCTCACGCTGGCAGGATGCAGCACTTCTGCCTGGCGTAAGGACGCCGTCCTCGCGGTACCATTGCAACCGACTTTGCAGCAAGAAGTGATTCTGGCGCGCATGGAACAAATTCTTGCCAGTCGGGCTTTAACCGATGACGAACGCGCACAGCTTTTATATGAGCGCGGAGTGTTGTATGATAGTCTCGGTCTGAGGGCATTAGCGCGAAATGATTTTTCACAAGCGCTGGCAATACGACCTGATATGCCTGAAGTATTCAATTACTTAGGCATTTATTTAACGCAGGCAGGCAATTTTGATGCTGCCTATGAAGCGTTTGATTCTGTACTTGAGCTTGATCCAACTTACAACTACGCGCACTTAAATCGCGGCATCGCTCTGTATTACGGTGGCCGTGCTAAGTTAGCGCAAGATGATCTGCTGGCGTTTTATCAAGACGATCCCAATGATCCTTTCCGCAGTCTGTGGTTATATCTCGCCGAGCGTAAGCTTGATGAGAAACAGGCGCTTGAAGCACTAAAACAGCGCTTCGACAAGTCGGATAAAGAACAATGGGGATGGAACATTGTCGAGTTCTACCTTGGCGACATTAGCGAAAAAGAGCTGATGACCCGTCTGAAGGCAGACGCAACGGATAACACCTCGCTCGCTGAGCATCTCAGTGAAACCAACTTCTATTTAGGTAAGTACTACCTAAGTCTGGGGGACAAGGACAGCGCTACGGCACTGTTCAAACTGGCGGTCGCTAACAACGTTCACAACTACGTTGAGCACCGATACGCATTGTTGGAATTATCGCTCTTGGGCCAGGAGCAAGATGACCTGGCAGAATCGGACCAGCAATAG
- the yrbN gene encoding protein YrbN yields MKITLNFHDELCRLAAINFEAHVLHG; encoded by the coding sequence ATGAAAATTACTCTAAATTTTCACGATGAGTTATGTAGACTGGCCGCCATTAATTTTGAGGCACACGTACTACATGGCTGA
- a CDS encoding DEAD/DEAH family ATP-dependent RNA helicase: MAEFETTFADLGLKAPILEALNDLGYEKPSPIQAECIPHLLDGRDVLGMAQTGSGKTAAFSLPLLNNIDPELRAPQILVLAPTRELAVQVAEAMTEFSKHMRGVNVVALYGGQRYDVQLRALRQGPQIVVGTPGRLLDHLKRGTLDLSKLSGLVLDEADEMLRMGFIEDVETIMAQIPEGHQTALFSATMPEAIRRITRRFMKEPQEVRIQSSVTTRPDISQSYWTAYGMRKNEALVRFLEAEDFDAAIIFVRTKNATLEVAEALERNGYNSAALNGDMNQALREQTLERLKDGRLDILIATDVAARGLDVERISLVVNYDIPMDSESYVHRIGRTGRAGRAGRALLFVENRERRLLRNIERTMKLTIPEVELPNAELLSKRRLEKFAAKVQQQLESSDLDQYRALLAKIQPANEGEELDVETLAAALLKMAQGERPLILPPDAPMRPRREFRDRDDRFERRGDRNDRGPRGDREDRPKRERRDVGEMELYRIEVGRDDGVEVRHIVGAIANEGDISSRYIGNIKLFGSHSTIELPKGMPGEVLQHFTRTRILNKPMNMQLLGDAQPRTERRGGGERREGGRSFGGERREGGRGFGGERREGGRGDGRRFSGERREGRAPRRDDASAPRRDDSAGRRRFGGDA, encoded by the coding sequence ATGGCTGAATTCGAAACCACTTTTGCAGATCTGGGCCTGAAGGCTCCTATCCTTGAAGCGCTTAACGATCTGGGTTACGAAAAACCATCTCCGATCCAGGCTGAGTGCATTCCGCATCTGCTGGACGGCCGCGATGTTCTGGGTATGGCCCAGACCGGTAGCGGTAAAACCGCAGCGTTCTCTTTACCGCTGCTGAACAACATCGATCCTGAGCTGAGAGCACCGCAGATTCTGGTGCTGGCGCCGACCCGCGAACTGGCGGTACAGGTTGCTGAAGCAATGACGGAATTCTCTAAACATATGCGCGGCGTAAACGTGGTTGCCCTGTACGGCGGCCAGCGTTATGACGTGCAGCTGCGCGCCCTGCGTCAGGGTCCGCAGATCGTTGTCGGTACCCCGGGTCGTCTGCTGGACCACCTGAAGCGCGGCACTCTGGATCTCTCTAAACTGAGCGGTCTGGTACTGGACGAAGCAGATGAAATGCTGCGCATGGGCTTTATCGAAGACGTAGAAACGATTATGGCGCAGATCCCGGAAGGTCATCAGACCGCTCTGTTCTCCGCCACAATGCCGGAAGCTATCCGTCGCATTACCCGTCGCTTCATGAAAGAGCCGCAGGAAGTGCGTATTCAGTCAAGCGTCACCACGCGCCCGGACATCAGCCAGAGCTACTGGACTGCTTACGGCATGCGTAAAAACGAAGCGCTGGTGCGTTTCCTGGAAGCGGAAGATTTTGATGCGGCGATTATCTTCGTTCGTACCAAAAACGCGACCCTGGAAGTGGCTGAAGCGCTGGAGCGTAATGGCTATAACAGCGCAGCGCTGAACGGCGACATGAACCAGGCGCTGCGTGAGCAGACTCTGGAGCGTCTGAAAGACGGTCGTCTGGATATCCTGATCGCGACCGACGTTGCAGCCCGTGGCCTGGACGTTGAACGTATCAGCCTGGTGGTTAACTACGACATCCCGATGGATTCCGAATCCTACGTTCACCGTATCGGCCGTACCGGTCGTGCGGGCCGTGCCGGCCGCGCTCTGCTGTTCGTTGAGAACCGCGAACGCCGTCTGCTGCGCAACATCGAACGTACGATGAAACTGACGATTCCGGAAGTAGAACTGCCGAACGCAGAACTGCTGAGCAAACGTCGCCTGGAAAAATTCGCCGCGAAAGTACAGCAGCAACTGGAAAGCAGCGATCTGGACCAGTATCGTGCGCTGCTGGCGAAAATTCAGCCGGCTAATGAAGGCGAAGAACTGGATGTTGAAACTCTGGCCGCAGCGCTGCTGAAAATGGCTCAGGGCGAACGTCCGCTGATTCTGCCGCCGGATGCGCCGATGCGTCCGCGTCGCGAATTCCGCGACCGTGACGATCGCTTCGAGCGCCGTGGCGACCGTAACGATCGTGGCCCGCGTGGCGATCGTGAAGATCGTCCTAAGCGTGAACGTCGTGACGTTGGCGAAATGGAACTGTACCGTATTGAAGTGGGCCGCGATGACGGCGTTGAAGTTCGTCATATCGTTGGCGCGATCGCTAACGAAGGCGACATCAGCAGCCGTTACATCGGTAACATCAAGCTGTTTGGTTCTCACTCCACTATCGAACTGCCGAAAGGTATGCCGGGCGAAGTACTGCAGCACTTTACTCGTACCCGTATCCTGAACAAGCCGATGAACATGCAGCTGCTGGGCGATGCGCAGCCGCGCACCGAACGTCGTGGCGGCGGTGAGCGTCGTGAAGGCGGCCGTAGTTTTGGCGGCGAACGTCGTGAAGGCGGTCGTGGTTTCGGCGGCGAGCGTCGTGAAGGCGGTCGCGGTGATGGTCGTCGTTTCAGCGGCGAACGTCGTGAAGGCCGTGCGCCGCGTCGTGACGATGCATCCGCACCGCGCCGCGATGACTCCGCTGGTCGTCGTCGCTTCGGTGGCGATGCGTAA
- the mtr gene encoding tryptophan permease → MATLTTTATRPSLFGGVVIIGGTIIGAGMFSLPVVMSGAWFFWSLAALVFTWFCMLHSGLMILEANLNYRIGSSFDTITKDLLGKGWNLVNGVSIAFVLYILTYAYISASGSILHHTFAEMSLNVPARAAGFGFALLVAFIVWMSTKAVSRMTAIVLGAKVITFFLTFGSLLGHVEPTTLFNVAEKNASYAPYLLMTLPFCLASFGYHGNVPSLMKYYGKDPRTITRCLIYGTLLALGLYVVWLLVTMGNIPRPQFVGIAQKGGNIDVLVQALSGVLNSRGLDLLLVVFSNFAVASSFLGVTLGLFDYLADLFGFDDSAMGRFKTALLTFIPPMIGGLVKPDGFLYAIGYAGLAATVWAAIVPALLARASRKRFGSPQFRVWGGKPMIALILLFGLGNAAVHFLSSFNLLPVYH, encoded by the coding sequence ATGGCGACACTAACCACTACGGCCACCCGACCGTCATTATTTGGCGGCGTGGTGATTATCGGCGGCACGATTATTGGCGCGGGGATGTTTTCTCTGCCGGTAGTGATGTCCGGCGCGTGGTTTTTCTGGTCGCTGGCGGCGCTGGTCTTTACCTGGTTCTGTATGCTGCACTCCGGTTTGATGATCCTGGAAGCCAACCTCAATTACCGGATTGGCTCCAGCTTCGACACCATTACCAAAGACCTACTCGGCAAGGGCTGGAACCTGGTGAACGGCGTGTCGATCGCCTTTGTGCTGTATATCCTGACCTACGCCTATATTTCGGCGAGCGGTTCGATTCTGCACCATACCTTTGCTGAAATGTCGCTGAACGTACCGGCGCGGGCAGCAGGTTTTGGCTTTGCGCTGCTGGTCGCATTTATCGTCTGGATGAGCACCAAAGCGGTGAGCCGCATGACGGCCATCGTCCTGGGCGCCAAGGTGATTACTTTCTTCCTGACCTTCGGCAGCCTGCTGGGGCACGTCGAGCCGACAACCTTGTTTAACGTTGCAGAAAAAAACGCTTCTTATGCGCCATATCTGCTGATGACGTTGCCGTTCTGCCTGGCGTCATTTGGCTATCACGGCAACGTTCCGAGCTTGATGAAATACTATGGTAAGGACCCGCGCACCATCACCCGTTGCTTAATCTACGGTACGTTGCTGGCGCTGGGCTTGTACGTGGTATGGCTGCTGGTGACGATGGGCAATATCCCGCGCCCGCAGTTTGTCGGCATCGCGCAGAAGGGCGGCAACATCGATGTGCTGGTGCAGGCGTTGAGCGGCGTGCTGAATAGTCGTGGTCTGGATCTGCTGCTGGTGGTGTTCTCCAACTTTGCCGTTGCCAGTTCATTCCTCGGCGTCACGCTGGGCCTGTTTGACTATCTGGCGGACCTGTTTGGTTTTGATGATAGCGCGATGGGGCGTTTTAAGACCGCGCTGCTGACCTTTATTCCACCGATGATTGGCGGCCTGGTGAAGCCCGATGGCTTCTTGTACGCCATCGGTTATGCCGGCCTGGCAGCGACGGTATGGGCGGCGATCGTTCCGGCGCTATTGGCTCGCGCCTCGCGCAAACGCTTTGGCAGTCCACAGTTCCGCGTTTGGGGCGGAAAACCGATGATTGCGCTGATCCTGCTGTTCGGGCTCGGCAACGCAGCCGTGCATTTCCTGTCGAGCTTTAACCTGTTGCCGGTTTATCACTAA
- a CDS encoding luciferase-like monooxygenase, whose translation MTDKSVLFSVLDLAPIPQGSSAKEAFSHSLDLARMAESRGYHRYWLAEHHNMVGIASAATSVLIGYLAANTTTLHLGSGGVMLPNHSPLVIAEQFGTLNTLYPGRIDLGLGRAPGSDQPTMRALRRHMSGDVDNFPRDVAELVDWFDASDPNPHVRPVPGYGEQIPVWLLGSSLYSAQLAAQLGLPFAFASHFAPDMLFQALHLYRSNFKPSARLEKPYAMVCINIIAADSDRDAEFLFTSMQQAFVKLRRGESGQLPPPVENMHQLWSASEQYGVQQALSMSLVGDKTKVRHGLQSVLRETQADEIMVNGQIFDHQARLHSFDLAMQVKEELLG comes from the coding sequence ATGACTGACAAATCTGTTTTGTTCTCGGTGCTCGATCTGGCGCCGATCCCGCAAGGATCTTCCGCAAAGGAAGCCTTTTCTCATTCTCTCGACCTCGCCCGGATGGCCGAATCCCGCGGCTATCACCGCTACTGGCTGGCGGAGCACCATAATATGGTCGGCATCGCCAGCGCGGCGACGTCGGTGTTGATTGGCTATCTCGCCGCCAACACCACCACCCTGCATCTGGGATCCGGCGGCGTGATGTTGCCAAACCATTCACCGCTGGTGATTGCCGAGCAGTTCGGTACGCTGAATACGCTTTACCCTGGACGTATCGATCTCGGCCTTGGCCGCGCGCCGGGTAGCGATCAGCCGACCATGCGCGCACTGCGCCGCCATATGAGCGGTGATGTCGATAACTTCCCACGCGACGTGGCGGAACTGGTGGACTGGTTTGACGCCAGCGATCCTAATCCGCACGTGCGCCCGGTACCCGGCTACGGTGAACAGATCCCGGTGTGGCTGCTGGGTTCAAGTCTGTATAGCGCTCAGCTGGCGGCGCAGCTCGGCCTGCCGTTCGCTTTCGCCTCGCACTTCGCGCCGGATATGCTCTTCCAGGCTCTGCATCTGTACCGCAGCAACTTCAAGCCCTCCGCGCGTCTGGAAAAGCCATACGCGATGGTATGTATCAATATTATCGCCGCCGATAGCGACCGTGATGCGGAGTTCCTCTTCACCTCCATGCAGCAGGCATTCGTTAAGCTACGCCGCGGCGAGAGCGGGCAGCTGCCGCCGCCGGTGGAAAATATGCATCAACTGTGGTCGGCGTCCGAACAGTACGGCGTGCAGCAAGCGCTGAGTATGTCATTGGTCGGCGATAAAACGAAAGTTCGCCACGGTCTGCAGTCGGTTCTGCGGGAAACCCAGGCGGATGAAATCATGGTGAATGGCCAGATCTTTGACCACCAGGCGCGCCTGCATTCGTTTGATTTGGCGATGCAGGTGAAAGAGGAATTATTGGGATAA
- a CDS encoding U32 family peptidase, with the protein MKYSLGPVLYYWSKETLDDFYQQAASCSADTIYLGEAVCSKRRATKVGDWIEMAKTLAGSGKQVVLSTLALVQASSELGELKRYVDNGEFLIEASDLGVVNLCAERKLPFVAGHALNCYNAVTLRLLLKQGMVRWCMPVELSRDWLSNLLTQCEELGIRNQFEVEVLSYGHLPLAYSARCFTARSEDRAKDECETCCIKYPNGRSMLSQENQQVFVLNGIQTMSGYVYNLGNELTSMQGLVDMVRLSPMGSETFSMLDAFRANENGASPLPLTANSDCNGYWRRLAGLELQS; encoded by the coding sequence ATGAAATATTCATTAGGACCGGTGCTGTACTACTGGTCAAAAGAGACCCTGGACGATTTTTACCAGCAGGCGGCAAGCTGCAGCGCCGACACCATTTATCTGGGTGAAGCGGTCTGTAGCAAACGCCGCGCCACTAAAGTCGGCGACTGGATCGAGATGGCGAAAACGCTGGCCGGTAGCGGCAAGCAGGTGGTGTTGTCCACCCTCGCGCTGGTGCAGGCCTCCTCCGAGCTGGGCGAGCTAAAGCGCTATGTTGATAACGGTGAGTTCCTGATTGAAGCCAGCGATCTTGGCGTTGTTAATCTTTGCGCCGAACGCAAGCTGCCGTTCGTCGCTGGTCATGCGCTGAACTGCTATAACGCCGTGACGCTACGTCTGCTGCTGAAACAGGGTATGGTGCGCTGGTGTATGCCGGTGGAGCTTTCTCGCGACTGGTTGAGTAACCTGCTGACCCAGTGCGAAGAATTAGGTATCCGCAACCAGTTTGAAGTCGAAGTCCTGAGCTACGGTCATCTGCCGTTGGCCTATTCCGCCCGCTGCTTCACCGCCCGCTCGGAGGACCGAGCGAAGGATGAATGCGAAACCTGCTGTATCAAGTACCCGAACGGGCGCAGCATGCTCTCGCAGGAAAACCAGCAGGTCTTCGTGCTTAACGGCATTCAGACGATGAGCGGTTACGTTTATAACCTTGGCAATGAGTTGACCTCAATGCAGGGGCTGGTGGACATGGTACGCCTGTCGCCGATGGGCAGCGAGACTTTCTCCATGCTCGATGCCTTCCGCGCCAACGAAAACGGCGCTTCACCGCTGCCGTTGACGGCAAATAGCGACTGCAACGGCTACTGGCGGCGGCTCGCCGGGTTGGAATTACAGAGCTGA